Genomic window (Syntrophorhabdaceae bacterium):
TGCGGCAGAACTCATAGTAGTCGATTGCCCCGGCCCTGAAGAGCTTCTGGTACTCGTCTGCCTTATTGTCCCAGATTTGAAGCCGTCTGTGGAGGTATTCCCAACTGCTTTTTACCCTGGTCAGGGTTCCGTCGCAGTCGAGAAAAGCAATTTTTACGGCCATCTGTTTTATATATCATCAAAGTGCAAAAAAATCTATTTTTTCAGGGGCCGAGCCTTTATAATAATATTTCATGGACATAATAGACGGTCATACCCATATTTTCCCCCCCGAAATCGTGGAGAGAAGGAAAACCATCGCCCTGACCGACGAAGGTTTCAGCCGGATATACGGCGACCTGCGGGCGACCATGGTCGACCACGAGGGTCTCCTCAAATACATGGAGCGGGAGCGTGTCCTTCAGGCCGTGGCGTGCGGCTTTCCCTTTGAAGACAAGGGGCTCATTGAGCTTGCCAATAACTACATCCTTGAGTGCGCCCGGGCCGATCCCCGGATCATCCCCATGGCGTCGATCAATATAAGGAACAGGGAGACGGGCATCAGAGAGGCGGAACGATGCCTGGGACTCGGGGCAAAGGGCATTGGCGAGGTGGCGCTCTACGAAGTGGGGCTCGGTAGAGATGAGCTGAAATTGCTCGATGAGGTCGCCCGTCTGGCGGCCGTGGCCAAAGTGCCCCTTCTCCTCCATCTCAACGAGCAGGTGGGCCACCAGTACAGCGGGAAAGTGGCAGTCGATTTCGGGGAAGTCACCAAATTCGTGGAAGCCCATCAGGATGTGACCTTCGTCCTCGCCCACCTGGGAGGCGGACTCTGCTTCTATGAATTTATGCCGGAGATCCGCAATGCTTTCACCAGGGTCTTCTACGATACCGCGGCCCTTCCTTATATATATTCCATCGACACCTACAGGTTTATCGACGCCTTCCTCGCGAAGAAGACCCTTTTCGGCTCCGATTATCCCCTCCTCTCCTTCAAGAGGTATGACGGGGGAATACAGCATCTGAGGGAAGAGGGGATGGCAGCGGTTCTATCAGGGAACGCGCGCAGGGTATACCTCCATGGCTGATTGGGATACCCGCTACCGTGAAGGCGTCCATAGCGGCACGGGACCGCATGAGCTCGTCGCCCGCTTTCAGGCCGCCATACCCCACGGCACGGTGATCGATATTGCCGCGGGGAGGGGCAGGGACATTCTCTTTCTCGCCGGGCTCGGCTATAGGGCGTGCGGTCTCGAGCGCTCGGCCGAAGCCTTGAAAATTATGGGCGACGACGCCAGAAGCCGGGAACAAAGGCTTCTTCTCGTCCAGGGCGATGCCTCATCCCTGCCTTTCAGGAAAGGATCGGCGTCGGGGGTGATCGTTTTTTACTTTCTCCTCCGTGATATTATGGGGCAACTCGTAGACCTTCTGGAAAAAGGTGGTATATTAATATATGAAACCTATCTCAAGAGGCAGAACATGCTCGGCAGGGGGATGAATCCCGCCTATCTTTTGGAAGACGGCGAGCTCCTTTCCTGTTTTCGCGACCTCGAGCTCCTTTTCTACGAGGAGATCGTCATCTCCGGCGAAGGGAAGGCGAGGGCACTCGCGCGGTATGTGGGGAGGAAGCGGTGATTACGGAATGGGACCCGGCGCGGCCGAGAAAGAAGACAACCGA
Coding sequences:
- a CDS encoding amidohydrolase family protein; its protein translation is MDIIDGHTHIFPPEIVERRKTIALTDEGFSRIYGDLRATMVDHEGLLKYMERERVLQAVACGFPFEDKGLIELANNYILECARADPRIIPMASINIRNRETGIREAERCLGLGAKGIGEVALYEVGLGRDELKLLDEVARLAAVAKVPLLLHLNEQVGHQYSGKVAVDFGEVTKFVEAHQDVTFVLAHLGGGLCFYEFMPEIRNAFTRVFYDTAALPYIYSIDTYRFIDAFLAKKTLFGSDYPLLSFKRYDGGIQHLREEGMAAVLSGNARRVYLHG
- a CDS encoding class I SAM-dependent methyltransferase, giving the protein MADWDTRYREGVHSGTGPHELVARFQAAIPHGTVIDIAAGRGRDILFLAGLGYRACGLERSAEALKIMGDDARSREQRLLLVQGDASSLPFRKGSASGVIVFYFLLRDIMGQLVDLLEKGGILIYETYLKRQNMLGRGMNPAYLLEDGELLSCFRDLELLFYEEIVISGEGKARALARYVGRKR